The sequence below is a genomic window from Streptomyces sp. NBC_00582.
GGCGCCCTGGGCCATCTGCTGCCAGAAGGCGGGCACGTTCAACAGGGTGAGGCCGTTCTGCAGACAACCGAGGAACAGCACGCCGAGCAGCACCCCGAGGACCGAGCCGCTGCCGCCGCTGAGCGCGACCCCGCCGAGCAGCACCGCCGTCAGCACGGTCAGCTCGAAGCCCGCTCCCGAGGTCCCCGCCACCGCGCTGTCCAGCACCGACGCCCTGATCGCCCCGGCCAGCGCCGCCGCCACGCCCGTCACCACGAACAGCGCGAACGGCGCACGGCGCACGGCGATGCCGGAGAGATGGGCCGCCTCCCGGTTGACCCCGATGGCGAAGACATGCCGCCCCGCCGGGGTGAACGCCACGAACAGCGCGCCCGCCAGCAGCACCAGCCCGGCGATCACGACCGGCGCGTCCACCCCGGCGATCCGCGAACCGCCCAGCCAGGCGAACCCGGACCCGAAGCCGCTCAGCGGCAGCGGGAACAACTGCTGCGCCAGCCCGCGCACGGCGGTCAGCATGCCGAGCGTCACGATGAACGCCGACAGCCCCAGGTAGCAGCACAGGATCCCGTTCACGGCACCGACGGCCGCGCCCACCGCCAGCGCGCCCAGCACGGCGACCACCGGCGACTGGTGCTGCTGCCCGGCGAGCCAGCCGGCCACCAGCCCGCCCAGGGCGAGCGTGGACCCCACCGACAGATCGAGATACCCGCTGATCACCAGCAGGGCCAGCGGAACGGCCACGAGGGCGAGCGTGGCCGCGTCCGTGGCGATCCCGCGCAGATTGCCCGCGTCGAGGAAACTGCCCGTCGTCACCTGGAAGACCAGCACCAGGACGGCGAGGACGGCGAGCAGCGGCTGACGGCGTACGGCGGTGAGCCGGCCGTACGACGTCACACGCGCGGCGGTGAGGGTGGTCATGCTGCTCCTTCGTGGACGGCCGACAGCAGCGCGGCCTCGGTGAGTTCGGGTCCGCCCAGCTCGCCGACCACCCGGCCGGCCGAGACGATCAGAGCGCGGTGGGCGAGCGCGACGACCTCCTCGGGGTCGTTGGACGCGAACAGCACGGCGGTGCCGCGCTCGGCGGCGAGCGCGCGGACGACGTCGTAGATCTCGTGGCGGGACCCCACGTCGACGCCCTGCGTGGGCTCGTCCAGGAGCAGGACGTCGACCTCGCGGGCCTCGTTGATCCAGCGGCCGAGGACGAGTTTCTGCTGGTTGCCGCCGGAGAAGGAGGCGGCGGCGAGCCGGGGCGCCGAGGGGCGCAGACCGACCGCGTCGGACAGGGCGCCGAAGATCCTGCGCTCGGTGGCGAGCCCGCGCGTCCCGAACCGGGCGAGGCGGCGGACGGACGGCAGGAGCGCGTTGTCGTGGGCGCTGAGCACCGGGAAGAGAGCCTGGCCGCGTCGGTCGCCGGGGACCAGGGCGATGCCTGCGGCCAAGGCGTCGGAGGGGCGGGAGGGGTGGACGGTCCGGGTGCCGACCTGGAGGGTTCCCGCGGTCGCGGGATGTCTGCCGTAGATCGTTTCGAGGAGGCTGGTGCGGCCGGAGCCGATCAGGCCGTAGAGGGCGACGATCTCGCCTTGGGCGACCGTGAGGTCGAGGGGGCCGAAGTGGGGGCCTCGCAGTGCGTTGAGGGTCAGGCGGTTCGTCGGCGTGTGCGGGTCGCGTCGTGGTTGATCGCGCCCAGGCGGCGGAGCCGCACAGGGATACGGCCCGCGCCGCTTTGAGGTGGGCCCGGTGATCGCTTGTACCAAGTCCCGGCGGGATTGGCCTGCCATTCGGGCGTGGTGGGCGACTCGTCCGTCGCGCAGTACCGTCACCTCGTCCGCCAGGCGCTCCACCTCCCCCAGCAGATGGGTGACGTGGACGATCGCGAGGCCCTGGGTGCGCAGGTCCTCCACCCGTTCCGCCAGGGCCTCGCTCTCCGCGCGGGACAGGGCCGCCGTCGGTTCGTCCAGGACCAGGACCGAGGCGCTGCGGCTGAGGGCCTTGGCGATCTCCACCAACTGGCGCTGTCCCATGGGAAGTTCCCCGACCCGGTCACGGGGGGAGCAGGTGGCCGCGACCCGTTCGAGCAGACCGGCGGCGACCTCCTCCTGGGCGCGCCGGTCGATCCGGCCGTACCGGGTCCACTCCTGGCCGAGGAAGATGTTCTCGGCCACCGTCAGGGAGTCGACGACGCTGAGCGTCTGGAAGATGATCGCCACCCCGGCGGCGATCGACTCGCGCGGGGTCAGCCGGGCGTAGGAGGTGCCGCCCACCTCGATGGTGCCCGCGTCGGGCGGGAAGGCCCCGCCGAGGCAGCGGATCAGAGTGGACTTGCCGGCCCCGTTGTGGCCGAGCAGGGCGTGCACCCGGCCCGCCGGGACGGTGAGGTCGACGCCGTCCAGGGCCCGGACACCGCCGAAGGACTTGGTCAGGCCCCGGATCCGCAGATTCGGTTCGGTCATGGCGGGCGCCTAGGAGTTCTGGGCGAGCAGGGCGTCGATGCGCGCGGTGTCGGTGGGTCCGACCAGGGTGATCGGCACCTGGACGCTCGGGTTCGCCTTTCCGGCGGCCACCGCGAGCGGCACCTCCACGACCGCGTCGGCGATGTCCTTCGGCGCGAGGGCGGCGGAGGCGCGGTAGAAGGTGCCCTGCTTGATCGCGAGGAGGGAGGGGGCGGCGCCGTCCTGGCCGCCGACGAACGTCTTCGCGTCGGTCGCCTTGCGTCCCGTCTGCTGCAGGGCCTTGAAACCGCCGTACGCCGCCGCGTCCGTGACGCCGAGGACCAGGTTGAGGTCGGGGTGCTTGGCGAGGACGGCCCGGGTCTTGGACAGCCCGGTGTCCGGGTCGATGGCCTGCTCCCGGGCGACGACGTCGACACCGGGGGCCTTCGCGGTGAACGCGTCGATCATGCCCTTGGTGCGTTCGCGGCCCAGTTGGATGGTGCTGTCGGTGAGGAAGGCGATCTTGCCCTTGCCGCCGAGCGTCTCGTTGGCCCAGCGCGCGGCGGCCTCGCCGAGGAGCCGGCCGCCCTCCAGGAAGCTGAACTGGATGTCCGCGCTCTGGTGTGCGAGCGATCCGCCGTACGTCACCCAGATCAGGCCCGCGTCCAGGGCGCGCTTCGCGAGCGCCTCGGTGGCCTCGAAGACCATGGGAAAGGACACGATCGCCGGGACCTCGCGGGAGACCCAGGTGGTGAGGTTGGCGGCCTGGGTGTCGGCGTTGCCGGCGTCGCTCGTGGTGAGCAGCGAGACGCCCCGCTTCTCGGCGGCGGCGGTGGAGAGCTTCACCAGGGTCGCGTAGAGGGGGAGCTGGGTGAACGGGTAGTCCAGGCCGATCTGCTTCAGGTCACGTGCCTTCGCCGCGGGCGTGCCCGCCGCCTCGGCCGTGCTCGCACCGCCGGGGGCCGAGCAGCCCGCGGCGCCGAGCGCCCCGGTCGCGACGGCACCGGCCGACCAGGCGAGGAAACGGCGGCGGGACGCCGTGGGGACGAGGGCGTACGGGGGTCTGGACATGGCGGAACTCCCAGGGAAGGCGGCCCGCGTCGGCGGGCGTCCGGCTGTGCCGAACAGGAAAGACCCGCCCGCCGCGCGACGCCATCCGTAGATGTACCGACAGCCGCCGGGGTCGCCGAACGCCTTGTGGGCCGTGACCGTCACCCCTATCGTTAGGGCCCAAATAACCTGCCCGTCATCGAACTCCCCGGAGGCCCGCGTGTTCGGTCACCGGCAGATCGCCGCCGCCGCCCGCATCGGCATGCTCACCCGGGAACGGGACACCGCGGGCGCCTGCGCCGAAGCCGTGGAGGAACTGGGCCGGGCCCTGCCCCTCGACGCGGTCACCCTCCTCTCCCGCGACCCCGTCTCCCGCACCCACGTCCAGATCGCGGGCGTCGGCTACACCGCCGAGACCTCGCAGGCCCTCGCCGCCGAGTTCGTCGCGACGCCCTGGTACGGCAACGTCGTGGGCCGGGACCTGCCGATGTCCATCTCCGAGGACGCCGACGACGACCCCGGACCGCGCTTCCGGCACGGCTGGTTCTACGCCGAGCGGGTCCGCCCGACCGGCTTCCGCGACGGACTGACCGGGGCGCTGCGGCACGACGGGCGTCTGGTCGGCCTGGTGCACCTGTCCACCGAGGGGCGGGACGTCTACGACACCGAGGCGCGCCGTCTGCTCGCCTCCCTGCTGCCGGCCCTGGGCGCCCTCGCCGACCCGGCCGACCTGCGCGACCTGGCCGCCGGGGTGCGCGCCGGACTGTTCACCGCCGACGGGGT
It includes:
- a CDS encoding sugar ABC transporter ATP-binding protein encodes the protein MTEPNLRIRGLTKSFGGVRALDGVDLTVPAGRVHALLGHNGAGKSTLIRCLGGAFPPDAGTIEVGGTSYARLTPRESIAAGVAIIFQTLSVVDSLTVAENIFLGQEWTRYGRIDRRAQEEVAAGLLERVAATCSPRDRVGELPMGQRQLVEIAKALSRSASVLVLDEPTAALSRAESEALAERVEDLRTQGLAIVHVTHLLGEVERLADEVTVLRDGRVAHHARMAGQSRRDLVQAITGPTSKRRGPYPCAAPPPGRDQPRRDPHTPTNRLTLNALRGPHFGPLDLTVAQGEIVALYGLIGSGRTSLLETIYGRHPATAGTLQVGTRTVHPSRPSDALAAGIALVPGDRRGQALFPVLSAHDNALLPSVRRLARFGTRGLATERRIFGALSDAVGLRPSAPRLAAASFSGGNQQKLVLGRWINEAREVDVLLLDEPTQGVDVGSRHEIYDVVRALAAERGTAVLFASNDPEEVVALAHRALIVSAGRVVGELGGPELTEAALLSAVHEGAA
- a CDS encoding sugar ABC transporter substrate-binding protein; translated protein: MSRPPYALVPTASRRRFLAWSAGAVATGALGAAGCSAPGGASTAEAAGTPAAKARDLKQIGLDYPFTQLPLYATLVKLSTAAAEKRGVSLLTTSDAGNADTQAANLTTWVSREVPAIVSFPMVFEATEALAKRALDAGLIWVTYGGSLAHQSADIQFSFLEGGRLLGEAAARWANETLGGKGKIAFLTDSTIQLGRERTKGMIDAFTAKAPGVDVVAREQAIDPDTGLSKTRAVLAKHPDLNLVLGVTDAAAYGGFKALQQTGRKATDAKTFVGGQDGAAPSLLAIKQGTFYRASAALAPKDIADAVVEVPLAVAAGKANPSVQVPITLVGPTDTARIDALLAQNS
- a CDS encoding helix-turn-helix transcriptional regulator: MFGHRQIAAAARIGMLTRERDTAGACAEAVEELGRALPLDAVTLLSRDPVSRTHVQIAGVGYTAETSQALAAEFVATPWYGNVVGRDLPMSISEDADDDPGPRFRHGWFYAERVRPTGFRDGLTGALRHDGRLVGLVHLSTEGRDVYDTEARRLLASLLPALGALADPADLRDLAAGVRAGLFTADGVVDLPGRERAEVLHDPDFRRLAEAFQASGGLRLRVLWPVGATWCRVVLRRRTGGPAPVREAALVTEVPVDLPYGVSPRELEVLTRAATGQTNQAIAQALYLSPRTVHSHIEHLLRKTGCASRAEATALAVRDGVLRPAPEHLAHFVEHVPAD
- a CDS encoding ABC transporter permease translates to MTTLTAARVTSYGRLTAVRRQPLLAVLAVLVLVFQVTTGSFLDAGNLRGIATDAATLALVAVPLALLVISGYLDLSVGSTLALGGLVAGWLAGQQHQSPVVAVLGALAVGAAVGAVNGILCCYLGLSAFIVTLGMLTAVRGLAQQLFPLPLSGFGSGFAWLGGSRIAGVDAPVVIAGLVLLAGALFVAFTPAGRHVFAIGVNREAAHLSGIAVRRAPFALFVVTGVAAALAGAIRASVLDSAVAGTSGAGFELTVLTAVLLGGVALSGGSGSVLGVLLGVLFLGCLQNGLTLLNVPAFWQQMAQGAALVAGAALAHLAPRRTR